Part of the Catalinimonas alkaloidigena genome is shown below.
CGCAGCAAATGATTGAACTGGAAAGAGCGCAGGGTTATGACCATACCGGAGAAAGGGAGGTAAGAAGGAAATAAGTATGTAAAGTATTCATAATCAGTAATTAATAATTAATTACTTTTTCTTTCCAAAGATTTTTATACCTTGCATGGATCATTGGGGTGCTTGACGAAAGTCAGGCTGAGATTACACCCATGACCTGATCTGGATAATACCAGCGTAGGAAATGACCTTATTAGCTAATTGTTTACTAATTGCCATTGCCTCTCTGTATGATCCGGGTCTTGGCATTTTTTATTTTTAAATGATTAGCGATGAGCACAGAGATAGAACAGAAGAAATTTGACCTTGTTACCCAGGACCTGCGGCAGTGGCAGGGACGAGAAGAGTGGTTTTTTAACCGCGAACATACCGACACCTACGAACTTTGGTACGAGGGGCGCTACAAGCGTGCTGAGATCTGGCAGAAGAAAGTCATCGGGCAACTCATTAAAAAAGATGAGCGGGTCAAAACCCTGCTGGAATTTGGCTGCGGTACTACCCGCTTTACCCGCTGGTGGCATGAGATCGATATAGAAGCCAGTGGTGGCGATATCTCACCATTTATGCTGGGGCAAGGCACCCACCTCTTTAATGGAGACCTGGTGCTGGCCGATTCTCATCACATGCCTTTTAAGGATCATACCTTTGACGTCCTGGCGTTTATCACCACTTTTGAATACTACAAAGATCCGGTAAAGGTCATCCGTGAAGCGGTAAGGGTAGGGAAATATGGCATCGTATTCGGCATGATGAACCGAAACTCACCCAAAGTAGCCAGAAGAAGGATACAGGAGATGTTTGGTAAAAACCCATTCTATGTTACCGCTACTTTCTATACGCCTAAAAAGTTGATAGCAACTATTGAAGAGGCCTTGGCAGGCAGAGATTATACTATTGAATGGACAACCACCGGTCTGCCCAAGTGGTTTCCTGTACAGCAATGGGGCTTACCTTATGGCGATTTCTTTGGCTTGCATGTACGCCTAAACGATGTGGAATGAGTGCTTTTGAAGACCATTCCGGCAAAATCAACAGTGCTTCTTTCAAAGAAATACTGCTGCCTCAAAGTGGTTATGCACGAAAAGAAGTGCTGGTCGGGCCCAAATACGGAGTAGACACCTCAGTCATTGATCTGGGTAATGGCTTAGGTATGGCAGTATCCAGCGATCCACTTTCGCTTATCCCATCTCTGGGACTGAAAGCATCTGCCTGGCTGTCGGTACACCTGCTGGCCAATGACATGGCGACTACCGGCTTACCTCCCATGTATGCCCAGTTTGTACTCAACCTGCCCACCAGCCTTTCACAGCAAGCATTTCAGGAATACTGGAAACATATTCATGCCTTTTGTGAGCAGATCGGTGTCAACATCACCGGAGGACATACCGGGCAGATAGAAGGGCAGAACTCCACCATTTCGGGGGGAGGGACCATGTTTCTGACGGCTCCACTGGACAAAATCATCAGCAGCCATCAGGCTGAGCCGGGAGATGTGATCGTTGTAACCAAAGAAACGGCCCTGACGTCCTCAGCCATACTGGCGATGAGCTTTCCGGAGACTGTGATAAACAAATTGGGGAAAGAAGTGTATGAAGCCGCCTGCGAGAATTTCTACCGGACCTCTTCTTTGTCTGATGCGCTGGTAGCGGTGGAGGTACTACAGCCCAATATCGAGCTAAAAGCTATGCATGATGTAACCGAAGGAGGGGTGGTAGGAGCGATTTGTGAAATGGCTGCTGCTTCAGACTGCGGGTTTGAACTGCACAATGAAGAACTGCCGGTAGGTGAAGCACCTTACCGGATCACACAGCTCTTTGAGATTGACCATCGCTATTGTGTAGGTGCCGGCGCAATGATCATGGCCGTAAAAAAAGGTAAGGAACAGGCTTTGGTGGATCATCTGGCGTCCAAATCTATACGGGCCAGCATTGTTGGAGAGATGACTGCTTCGCAACAGGGCTTTAAAATGATTGAAAATGATGAAGCACAAAGCATTGCCTTTGACGGAAACGATCCCTACTGGGGAGCATTCTTTAAAGCATTGAAAAACGGGCTGAGATAGATAGTGTTATGGTACGATGGTGTTATTGTTTTTTAAACAGAGAACTTTTAACCATAACACTTTCGCACTATAACACCCTAACATTATAAAAATGGATAAAAAAATAAAAGGAGGGGTATACCTGGTCATTGATCCAGTAATGGATGAGCAGGTACTGTTAGAAAAAGTAACGCAGGCTTTAGAAGGAGGTGTGCAGGTATTACAAATCTGGAACCACTGGCCCGAGCACTTTGCATTAGCAGACAAGCAGGCATTGGTAGAAGCGATTCTAAAAGTCAGCCGTCAATACCATGTGCCTACTTTGATCAATGAAGCGTGGGAATTGCTTCAGCATACTGCTTTAGATGGCGTACACTTTGACAGTATTCCTGAAGATTATGAAAATATCAAAAAGGAAGTAGGGAGGTTATTCGTTAGTGGAATTACCTGTAGCAATGACCTGGCAGTGATTACGTGGGCAGAAAAACACAAGCTGGATTATGTCTCATTCTGCTCCATGTTCCCTTCCAGTTCGGTAGATAGCTGCGAGATTGTAAGACCGGAAACGGTCAAAAGTGCCAGAGCTATTACGCAGATGCCAATCTTTCTTTCGGGAGGGATTACTACAGGAAATCTGGCGACTTTAGAAGCACTGGATTTCAATGGAGTGGCCGTGATATCGGGTATTCTAAGTGCTGACTCTCCCAAAGCTTCGGCTGCTTCTTACCAAAACGCATTACAAACGATTAAATAAACAAACTCATGCATACATCATTGATGAAGAAACTTTGCTGCCCAATGGATAAGGCAGACCTTAACCTTCAGATTTTTCTGAAAGATGAAAATGGAGAAGTTATTGAAGGGCTGCTGACTTGCCCGGATTGCCAAAGATATTATCCTATCGTATACGGGATTCCTATTATGACACCGGATGAATACCGGGAAAAATCGCTGGAAGCACCCATACTGGAAAAGTGGGGACTCCAACTGGAAGAAGGCAG
Proteins encoded:
- a CDS encoding class I SAM-dependent methyltransferase, coding for MSTEIEQKKFDLVTQDLRQWQGREEWFFNREHTDTYELWYEGRYKRAEIWQKKVIGQLIKKDERVKTLLEFGCGTTRFTRWWHEIDIEASGGDISPFMLGQGTHLFNGDLVLADSHHMPFKDHTFDVLAFITTFEYYKDPVKVIREAVRVGKYGIVFGMMNRNSPKVARRRIQEMFGKNPFYVTATFYTPKKLIATIEEALAGRDYTIEWTTTGLPKWFPVQQWGLPYGDFFGLHVRLNDVE
- a CDS encoding AIR synthase-related protein, whose amino-acid sequence is MSAFEDHSGKINSASFKEILLPQSGYARKEVLVGPKYGVDTSVIDLGNGLGMAVSSDPLSLIPSLGLKASAWLSVHLLANDMATTGLPPMYAQFVLNLPTSLSQQAFQEYWKHIHAFCEQIGVNITGGHTGQIEGQNSTISGGGTMFLTAPLDKIISSHQAEPGDVIVVTKETALTSSAILAMSFPETVINKLGKEVYEAACENFYRTSSLSDALVAVEVLQPNIELKAMHDVTEGGVVGAICEMAAASDCGFELHNEELPVGEAPYRITQLFEIDHRYCVGAGAMIMAVKKGKEQALVDHLASKSIRASIVGEMTASQQGFKMIENDEAQSIAFDGNDPYWGAFFKALKNGLR
- a CDS encoding thiamine phosphate synthase, with the protein product MDKKIKGGVYLVIDPVMDEQVLLEKVTQALEGGVQVLQIWNHWPEHFALADKQALVEAILKVSRQYHVPTLINEAWELLQHTALDGVHFDSIPEDYENIKKEVGRLFVSGITCSNDLAVITWAEKHKLDYVSFCSMFPSSSVDSCEIVRPETVKSARAITQMPIFLSGGITTGNLATLEALDFNGVAVISGILSADSPKASAASYQNALQTIK
- a CDS encoding Trm112 family protein; this translates as MHTSLMKKLCCPMDKADLNLQIFLKDENGEVIEGLLTCPDCQRYYPIVYGIPIMTPDEYREKSLEAPILEKWGLQLEEGSTKMLLLKK